In Mastacembelus armatus chromosome 22, fMasArm1.2, whole genome shotgun sequence, a genomic segment contains:
- the LOC113127085 gene encoding gamma-aminobutyric acid receptor subunit rho-1-like, with protein MLQLRGHKLETYKQSRTRRETKMDGGGGHKSGSPIYKRSPDMTKSPMTKSEQLLRIDDHDFTMRPAFGGPPIPVGVDVQVESLDTISEVDMDFTMTLYLRHYWKDERLSFPSTNNQSMTFDSRLVKKIWVPDMFFVHSKRSFIHDTTTDNVMLRVYPDGNVLYSLRVTVTAMCNMDLSRFPLDTQTCSLEIESYAYTDDDLMLYWKKGNESLNTDDRISLSQFLIQKFHTTTKLAFYSSTGWYNRLYIHFTLRRHIFFFLLQTYFPATLMVMLSWVSFWIDRRAVPARVPLGITTVLTMSTIITGVNASMPRVSYIKAVDIYLWVSFVFVFLSVIEYAAVNYLSTVQERKERKLRERLPCTCGIGNPDEMMIDPQITGYGSMDANTTGNYGIPENGGRQERMLAQVALNDPQITNQVKPSRGYVNIWIDTHAIDKYSRVVFPGAYIFFNIIYWSIYL; from the exons GACGCGAAGAGAGACCAAAATGGACGGAGGTGGAGGTCACAAATCTGGAAG CCCAATTTACAAACGAAGTCCAGACATGACAAAATCTCCGATGACAAAATCGGAGCAGCTCCTGAGAATAGATGACCATGATTTCACCATGAGACCAGCATTCGGAG GTCCTCCAATTCCTGTTGGAGTAGATGTTCAGGTTGAAAGTCTGGACACCATCTCTGAAGTGGACATG GATTTCACCATGACACTGTACCTGCGTCATTACTGGAAGGACGAGCGGCTGTCGTTTCCAAGCACCAACAATCAGAGTATGACCTTTGACAGTCGCCTGGTGAAGAAGATCTGGGTTCCTGACATGTTCTTTGTCCACTCCAAACGCTCCTTCATCCACGACACCACCACTGATAACGTCATGCTGAGGGTTTATCCTGATGGCAACGTGCTTTACAGTCTCCG aGTCACTGTCACTGCCATGTGCAACATGGACCTCAGCCGCTTCCCCCTGGACACACAAACCTGCTCGCTGGAGATTGAGAGCT ATGCGTACACAGATGATGACCTGATGCTGTACTGGAAGAAAGGAAACGAATCCCTGAACACAGACGACAGAATATCTCTATCCCAGTTCCTCATCCAGAAATTTCACACCACCACCAAGCTGGCCTTCTACAGCAGCACAG gCTGGTACAATCGTTTATACATCCACTTCACCCTGCGGCGCCACATATTCTTCTTCCTGCTACAGACTTACTTCCCTGCAACTCTGATGGTCATGCTGTCCTGGGTGTCTTTCTGGATTGACCGTAGGGCTGTCCCTGCCAGGGTGCCGCTCG GCATTACCACAGTGCTGACCATGTCCACCATCATTACCGGAGTCAACGCCTCCATGCCGCGGGTTTCCTACATCAAGGCAGTGGACATTTACCTCTGGGtcagttttgtctttgtcttcctgtCGGTCATAGAGTATGCGGCGGTCAACTACCTCTCCACTgtacaggagagaaaagagaggaagctgagggagagA CTGCCGTGTACCTGTGGCATCGGCAACCCAGATGAGATGATGATCGACCCCCAGATCACTGGCTATGGGTCCATGGATGCCAACACTACAGGGAATTATGGGATACCGGAGAACGGTGGCCGCCAGGAGCGAATGTTGGCACAGGTGGCACTGAACGACCCACAAATTACAAACCAGGTGAAGCCATCCAGAGGCTACGTGAACATCTGGATAGACACCCACGCCATAGACAAGTATTCGCGGGTAGTCTTTCCTGGAGCGTACATCTTCTTTAACATCATCTACTGGTCCATCTACTTGTAA